Proteins encoded by one window of Arachis ipaensis cultivar K30076 chromosome B04, Araip1.1, whole genome shotgun sequence:
- the LOC107636471 gene encoding WAS/WASL-interacting protein family member 3-like: MTLPRRSSIPSIHANAQGARARGLEFSLTPETRAPAHLHTPTPFPSNVPFSSPTILHLPPLLTDQPPASAPPPSPPPPSLPSPLLPPLLSYSSVLLFLSPLSPSLLPSVSQTSTAPPSPPPRHHHSRQLALNLSLPLTHPFHLGRHSNSRRRSSAITATVDGGANSDSVALLPNSLSIPSSLLPPGSYATYTFLMSDRGKAIASASKKRKRSKTPTPPPSANYARNPLNEEEKENQLLPSTDPTKFPNLYCELRLSRTWDGLTSRGSWNFTAISSDRAWIQYS; encoded by the exons ATGACGCTTCCGCGCCGTTCTTCCATTCCCTCCATCCATGCGAACGCGCAGGGTGCGCGCGCGCGTGGACTCGAGTTTTCACTTACCCCAGAGACGCGAGCCCCAGCGCATTTGCACACCCCAACCCCCTTTCCCTCTAACGTTCCATTTTCCTCTCCCACCATTCTTCACCTTCCTCCTCTCCTGACCGACCAACCTCCGGCGAGCGCTCCGCCACCATCGCCGCCGCCGCCATCACTGCCTTCCCCTCTTCTCCCTCCTCTTCTCTCTTACTCCTCTGTCCTCCTCTTCCTCTCCCCCCTCTCACCGTCCCTCCTCCCCTCAGTCTCTCAAACTTCCACCGCGCCACCATCTCCGCCGCCGCGCCATCATCACAGCCGGCAACTCGCCCTcaacctctctctccctctcaccCACCCATTTCATCTCGGCCGCCACAGCAACTCTCGCCGCCGCTCCTCTGCCATAACCGCCACCGTTGACGGCGGCGCGAATTCTGATTCTGTGGCCCTACTCCCGAATTCCCTTTCCATTCCTAGCTCCCTTCTGCCCCCAGGTTCCTATGCAACTTACACctttct gatgtcggatagagGAAAAGCCATAGCCTCTGCTTCCAAAAAAAGGAAGCGCTCCAAGACCCCTACACCCCCACCGTCTGCTAACTATGCTCGGAACCCGCtgaatgaggaggagaaagaaaatcaGTTACTCCCGTCCACTGATCCAACCAAATTTCCGAATCTCTACTGCGAGCTACGCCTTTCCC GGACTTGGGACGGATTAACATCTCGTGGGTCatggaattttactgcaatttctTCCGACCGGGCTTGGATTCAGTATTCTTGA